The following are encoded in a window of Telmatobacter sp. DSM 110680 genomic DNA:
- a CDS encoding uracil-DNA glycosylase, whose protein sequence is MTVSPNPLEILNAQIVACDRCPRLRTHCTEIARVRRRAYANWEYWGRPVPSFGDPDARVLALGLAPGAHGSNRTGRPFTGDGSGDFLYPVLHEAGFASLPHASSRDDGMKLDGLWITSVARCAPPGNKPTPGELHNCAPWMDAEMALLKNLCVVVCLGRIAFDGLLTREQRLGAAITRANYTFSHSAEYALPSGLTTIASYHPSLQNTNTGKLTRPMFLEVFKRARVLAGLS, encoded by the coding sequence ATGACGGTTTCCCCAAATCCTCTTGAGATACTCAACGCACAAATCGTTGCATGTGATCGCTGTCCGCGACTCCGGACGCATTGTACGGAGATCGCCCGGGTTCGGCGCCGTGCCTATGCCAATTGGGAATACTGGGGGCGTCCGGTTCCCTCATTCGGAGATCCAGATGCTCGCGTCCTTGCATTGGGTCTCGCGCCCGGCGCCCATGGTTCCAATCGAACGGGTCGTCCCTTTACCGGCGATGGCTCTGGAGATTTTCTCTATCCCGTCCTGCATGAGGCGGGATTTGCATCCCTTCCCCACGCCAGTTCACGCGACGATGGCATGAAACTCGATGGTCTCTGGATCACATCGGTGGCGCGCTGCGCGCCGCCGGGGAACAAGCCCACCCCTGGGGAGTTGCATAACTGCGCTCCATGGATGGATGCGGAGATGGCGCTGCTGAAAAATCTTTGTGTTGTAGTTTGCCTTGGTAGGATCGCCTTTGATGGATTGCTGACACGCGAACAACGTCTAGGAGCCGCCATTACTCGTGCCAATTACACCTTCAGTCACAGTGCGGAGTATGCACTGCCAAGTGGACTTACGACGATCGCCAGCTACCATCCTTCATTGCAGAACACAAATACGGGAAAACTAACTCGACCCATGTTCCTTGAAGTGTTCAAACGCGCCAGAGTGCTTGCGGGATTAAGCTGA
- a CDS encoding DJ-1/PfpI family protein, which produces MKSAKILMLAGDFVEDYEIMVPFQALQMVGHKVDAVCPDKKKGEQVRTAIHDFEGDQTYTEKRGHNFTLNATFDEVNPAGYDALVIPGGRAPEYLRLNPKVLELVRHFDKEGKPIAALCHGPQILAAAGALKGRKVNCYPACAPEVSLAGGTFVSLDFTDAIVDGKLVTGPAWTAHPAWLAKFLDVLEAHLKEMAA; this is translated from the coding sequence ATGAAATCAGCGAAAATCCTAATGCTGGCTGGCGACTTTGTTGAGGACTACGAAATCATGGTTCCTTTTCAGGCCTTGCAGATGGTGGGCCATAAAGTGGATGCGGTATGTCCGGACAAGAAGAAAGGCGAACAGGTACGCACGGCGATTCACGACTTTGAAGGCGATCAAACATACACCGAAAAACGCGGACACAACTTCACGCTGAACGCGACATTCGACGAGGTCAATCCTGCGGGCTACGACGCACTTGTCATTCCTGGTGGGCGGGCGCCGGAGTATCTCCGCCTCAACCCCAAGGTGCTTGAGCTAGTGCGGCATTTCGATAAGGAAGGCAAACCAATCGCTGCACTATGTCACGGTCCTCAGATACTGGCCGCGGCTGGGGCGCTCAAGGGCCGCAAGGTCAATTGCTATCCGGCATGCGCGCCAGAAGTGAGCCTCGCTGGCGGAACGTTCGTTTCTCTCGACTTCACGGATGCAATCGTGGACGGCAAGCTCGTTACGGGCCCAGCCTGGACGGCGCATCCCGCGTGGCTGGCGAAATTTCTCGATGTGCTTGAGGCTCACTTGAAGGAAATGGCCGCCTGA